The Mus caroli chromosome 9, CAROLI_EIJ_v1.1, whole genome shotgun sequence DNA window gtcttttattctgaggtagaacttgtctctgtcactgagttgggtttcttatatgcagcaaaatgctgggtcttgtttacATATCCAATTTGTTAGTCTATaattttttattgaggaattgagtccattgatattaagaaatattaagaaaaagttattgtagcttcctgtttttctttcttgttagtGGTggaattagtgtgtgtgtgtgtgtgtgtgtgtgtgtgtgtgtgtgtgtgtagttatcttctatttggtttgttaaaagattattttcttgcttttactagggtgtagtttccttccttgtgtgggagttttccctttaatatcctttagaggactggatttgtggaaagatattatatatatttttttttgtcatggaatatcttggtttccccatctatggttattgagaattttgctagatataatagcctgggctggcatttgtgttctcttatcatctgtatgacatctacccaagatcttctggctttcatactttctggtgagaagtctggtgtaattctaataagtctgcttttatatgttacttgacatttttcccttactgtttttaatattctttctttgttttgtgcattttgtgttttcaatattatgtgatgggaggaatttcttttctggtccaatctatttggagttctgtaggcttcttgtatgttcatgggcatctctttttttaggttaggaaagttttcatctataattttgttgatgatatttactggccctttaagttgggaatattcagtctcttctatacctattgtccttaggttttgtcttctcatgtgtcttggatttcctggatgttttgagttaggattttcatgtgtttttttattttctttgattgttgtgtcaatgttttctatagtatcttctgtgcctgagattctctcttccagttcttgtattctgttggtgatgcttgcatctatgactcttgatctctttcctaggttttctatctctagagtagtctccctttgtgatttctttattgtttctacttccatttttagatcctggattgttttgttcatttccttcatctgtttggatgtgttttcccataattctttaaggaatttttgtgcttcctctttatggccttctacctgtttagccatgttctcctgtatttctttaagtgagttattaatgtccttcttaaaatcctctaccagcatcataagatatgattttaaatctgattcttgcttttagggtgtgttggggtatccaggacatTTTGTGTtgagagtgctgggttctgatgatcatgatgaatggtcttggtttctgtaagTATgattcaccatctggttatctctggtgctaGATGTTCTTGCAGTCTcaggctggagcttgttcctcctgtgggtctaTAAgcctgtgtcagtactcctgggagatcagctcttTCCTGGTTGAATTTCTGTGCAGTGTCTCCAAGGCCAGGAGTGAAAACATTCCTGGGAGAACAGGGCTTTCCTGGCAGGACCCGTGCACAGAAagctgtggaacagcctcagctcgCAGGTGCAGATGGCGGACCAGAAGGGTTCTGCCCCAGTTGCTCCACTGATCTtgtgccctgtgtgctcctggcaGCCCCACTCCACACAGTTATTGGAGAAAAGTGGTTGTCTCACCTCCGAGCTCAGGAGTGAAAACTCCTGGGATAACAGGTCTCTCTTCGTGGGGACCAGTGCACAGTAGGCTGTGGAACAGCTTGTGGGTGCAAATGGtcttatttacattcaaatgttgtctctcttatccaatttcccctccacaaccccccatcccatcacttgtaccctgcttctatgagggtgctcccctactcCTAActtactgccctagcattcccctagtCTGGGCcctcaagccttcacaggaccaagggcttcccttcccattgatgccagataaggccatcctctgctacatatgcagctggagccatgggtgcctccatgtttattctttggttggtggtttagactgtgagagctctggggtgtctgttttgatgatattgttgttcttcctatggggttgcaaactgcttttgctccttcagtactttgcctaacttctccattgtggTCCACGTGttcagcctgatggttggctgcaatcaTCTGCATCTGGATtagtaaggctctggcagagccactcatgagacagctgtatctttttttttcttttttttttcttttttttaaattttaatatttttattacatattttcctcaattacatttccaatgctatcccaaaagtcccccatatcgcccccacttccctacccacccattcccattcttttggccctggcattcccctatattggggcatataaagtttgcaagtccaatgggcctctctttccagtgatggccgactaggccatctttcgatacatatgcagctagagacaagagctccggggtactggttagttcatcatgttgttccaactatagggttgcagatccctttagctccttgggtactttctctagcttctgcatagggagccctgtgatacatccaatagctgactgtgagcatccactcctgtgtttgctaggccccggcacagtctcacaagagacagctatatttgggtcctttcagcaaaatcttgctagtgtatgcaatggtgtcagcgtttggaagctgattatgggatggatccctggatacggcagtctctagatggtccatcctttcatcacagctcgaaacttgAGATAGCTGTATCttgatcctgtcagcaagcacttcttggcatcagcaatagtgtcttgttttggtggctgcatatgggatggatccccaggtggctgttccttcagtctcagctctacTCTTTGTCAGGGATAGGGAAAAAACAGGATAAGGGACAAATATTTACCCAATGTCTTTTCTTACGTATAGTACATTTTTAAACACATTATGTATATCACTTTCATAAGAGCAGTGAGATATAACTTGCATTTGgtttaatgattttattatttaatttacataattaGCCCTCACAGACTTTACTTTGGTCCAAAACACAGTCCCCTATTTCCTCCTATTTCATAGGcatgaataaaatatacagatataattataaataatcaaGGGTCAGGGAAATCCATAATTTCATAGTCAGAAAGTCGAGAAGTGAGCAGAAACTCAGGCTGATTTGAGAGTGTTCCTATCCTTTCAATGGCTTTGCAGAACTCCTTTGTATGGTATTAAACCATTTGTCTGATGTGTATTATTGCAATCAGTAAGCTATGAACAGCAGATGAAGATGTTCTGGACACTCTTCTTATGGAGTTTTACAAAGCATAGAGGAAAAGGTCAAAGGAGAACACTCATAACTCTGACAAAGGGATTGGGTACCCTGGTGGGAAGAAACAAATTGACTAGAACTTTTAATCTCCAAAGATCCAATGTTAGTTCTGTGGCACTGAATGCAAGCACAAGTTACTAATTAAGACTCTCCAGGCACACATCCAACAGGGAGGAAATCATAAAGAAGAGAATAATTTCCTGTAGTCCTAATGAATTTTCTCAGCAATCTTGGCTTTGAAATAAGTATTCTCATTTGACTGAGGCAAAACTTTAGAGACTTACATAAGtttgctatttattttgtgtatgtagaaTAAAATATGTCAAGAAAATTTTAAAGAGGAATTCCCTGTGTACCTCTTCTGTGAATTCATAAATACATTTGTGCTGATatctataacttttttttttcctattgaataCTTGGGCCTCTCAGTATAGTAAGGAGAAAGCCTCTAAGAGATCCAGAACACAAAGAAGCTCCAGGCAAGCAAAGGCAAGCACAAAACCATCCTTGTCCTGGCTATGTATCTTGAAACTGAAGGTTATCAAACTTATGAATGCTGTGTAAATGTTCTTATGCATTGCTCTTTTCAGTTTTAGTTGATAGTAAAGAATATGGAAAGGGATGgaataacattaaaaattcatGCTTTCTGGACAGACACATGCATTATTAGGAGTATAGAGAGGAACTAAGGGCTCCTCAGAGTTGACATGAGTGGTTGGAGATCTTTGTATGGCTTGCTATATGCCTCTTTGACACAAGCTTAAAAGTCAATAATTTTACCTTATTCCTCTGGAGTCAAGGATGAATTGCTTGGTAGTATAACCTTCTATTCTTACAGAGGCCATCCATGAAGCAAATGGCAACAAAAAATGACTCTTCAGTGTCTGCGTTTATTCTTATGGGACTGACAGATCAACCTGAGCTCCAGTTGCCCCTGTTTTTCCTGTTCTTGCTGAACCATACTGTTATAGTGGTGGGTAATTTGAGCTTAATGAGTCTTATCATCTTAAACTCCAATCTCCACACTCCTAtgtactttttccttttcaatctgtccttcattgatttttgttattcatttgtttttacacCCAAAATGCTGATGAGTTTTGTTTCAGAGAAGAATATCATCCCTTTTACAGGATGCATGACTCAGctgtttttcttctgcttttttgcCCATTCTGAGAGTTGGGTGCTGACAGTCATGGCttatgatcgctatgtggccatctgtaagCCTTTACTTTACAAGGCTATCATGTTACCTAGGATCTGTTGTCTGCTGATGTTTGTATCATATTTGATAGGGTTTTCTAGTGCCATGGTTCTTGCAGGTTTAATGATTAGGCTCAACTTTTGTAATAACAACGTCATCAATCACTACATGTGTGACATCTTCCCTGTCCTTCGGATCTCCTGCAGTAACACCTATCTCAATGAGCTTGTGAGTACTGCTGTGGTGGGTACAGCTATCATTTTATGTAGTCTGATTATCTTCATCTCATATGCTATGATCCTTTTCAATATCATTCATATGTCATCAGGTAAGGGTTGGTCCAAGGCCCTGGGCACTTGTGGGTCCCACATCATAACTGTTAGTTTCTTCTATGGATCTGGGCTGCTTGCTTATGTCAAACCATCATCTGCTGAGACTGTGGGTCAGGGAAaatttttctcagtgttttatacatttttggTGCCCATGCTGAATCCCCTTATTTACAGCCTCAGGAACAAGGATGTCAAAGTTGCTGTGAAGAAAACCATAAAGAGAATCACAAGTTAATTGAAACAAGTTTAGCtggtttgctttcatttcttgtCTATTATTCCTTTAACTTCTCTTTATATTTTGACAAAATTAATATGAGTCCTACAATACTGTCTTGTTTCTTATCATGAATTGTAAATCTGTGTGTGACTTGTTTGGGATTAGATACTCTCAAATTCAAGATGGTGTTTATTACCTGTGTCAGACTGTGAACCTATTAATCTCATATATGTGTTATTTGTAACccatttctttctcactttttgaAGTCACTTTAAAAACTAGTCATCAATTTGAAAGTCTTATTACCTACAGatgtatttaaaaatgataatgatgagaagaattatagtttttttttcagaactatCACAATTTCAGGAATTATTTGGTGTCTCCTTTAGTGTGGTTTTTATTCTAGGATTTTAGCTTCAAGACTGTGATGGAAGTTTACAATTCACTGGagttaggttttatttttagaggCATTTGAGTATGTATTAGGACCATTTCTCTGCAAAATGTCTCAAATCCCTCAATGCTGCTAAAACATTATCATAATTGTGTTTTGTTATGAATTAAATTGAAAttgtcactttatttttcttgatattgGGACTATGTctacaatctttttaaaaaaacacaaatattcttGTCTGTATAACAAGGAATAAAAGTTCATG harbors:
- the LOC110302113 gene encoding olfactory receptor 143-like, translating into MKQMATKNDSSVSAFILMGLTDQPELQLPLFFLFLLNHTVIVVGNLSLMSLIILNSNLHTPMYFFLFNLSFIDFCYSFVFTPKMLMSFVSEKNIIPFTGCMTQLFFFCFFAHSESWVLTVMAYDRYVAICKPLLYKAIMLPRICCLLMFVSYLIGFSSAMVLAGLMIRLNFCNNNVINHYMCDIFPVLRISCSNTYLNELVSTAVVGTAIILCSLIIFISYAMILFNIIHMSSGKGWSKALGTCGSHIITVSFFYGSGLLAYVKPSSAETVGQGKFFSVFYTFLVPMLNPLIYSLRNKDVKVAVKKTIKRITS